The following are from one region of the Salvia hispanica cultivar TCC Black 2014 chromosome 1, UniMelb_Shisp_WGS_1.0, whole genome shotgun sequence genome:
- the LOC125193593 gene encoding uncharacterized protein LOC125193593, with translation MTSPSRIMRKSIFTFLQNFHHLSTAPALLLLPFAASTLLSPPLVASSRLFPLLHGRLHSLFLAAGIPPQSELFAILNLKLAQTILSFSFSLPFSLSFLLLAKAAVVKLLHHHNKPHSFLSLISTFNRLVSTQICNSLLILATNATCFCLLAAAFNLSDAFSLSSPRFRLLLSATGAICYSIALANAYIVSGLALIIAAAEDSGAGAGGFSSILEACVAIRGRTSAALSLAVPMNMALAAVEALFQYRVLSREIKVTPAMVAEAALVAYLYAVVLIIDTIVGYVFLKSCREEQRDFCPHRIEFIKQGKAMESAV, from the coding sequence ATGACTAGTCCATCAAGAATCATGCGAAAATCCATCTTCACATTCCTCCAAAACTTCCACCACCTCTCCACCGCCCCggccctcctcctcctccccttTGCCGCCTCCACCCTCCTCTCCCCTCCCCTCGTCGCCTCCTCCCGCCTCTTCCCCTTACTCCACGGCCGCCTCCACTCCCTCTTCCTCGCCGCGGGAATCCCCCCCCAATCCGAGCTCTTCGCCATCCTCAACCTCAAGCTCGCCCAAACCAtcctctccttctccttctccctcCCCTTCTCCCTCTCCTTCCTCCTCCTCGCCAAGGCCGCCGTCGTCAAactcctccaccaccacaaCAAACCCCACTCATTCCTCTCCCTCATCTCCACCTTCAACCGCCTCGTCTCCACTCAGATATGCAACTCTCTCCTCATCCTCGCCACCAACGCCACCTGCTTCTGCCTCCTCGCCGCCGCCTTCAACCTCTCCGACGCCTTCAGCCTCTCCTCCCCGAGATTCCGGCTGCTCCTCTCCGCCACCGGCGCCATATGCTACTCCATCGCCCTCGCCAACGCCTACATCGTCTCCGGCCTCGCCCTCATCATCGCCGCCGCCGAAGATTccggcgccggcgccggcggaTTCAGCTCGATTTTGGAGGCGTGCGTGGCGATCCGAGGGCGGACCTCCGCCGCATTGTCGCTGGCGGTGCCGATGAATATGGCGCTCGCCGCCGTGGAAGCTCTGTTTCAGTACCGCGTGCTCAGCCGCGAAATTAAAGTAACTCCGGCGATGGTGGCGGAGGCGGCGCTCGTCGCGTATCTCTACGCGGTGGTTCTGATCATCGACACCATTGTCGGTTACGTTTTCTTGAAGAGTTGCAGAGAAGAGCAGCGTGATTTTTGCCCTCACCGGATTGAATTCATCAAGCAAGGGAAGGCGATGGAATCGGCGGTTTGA